In a genomic window of Candidatus Hydrogenedentota bacterium:
- a CDS encoding glycerophosphodiester phosphodiesterase family protein gives MNEASTSRAGSAHGPAPARVTLRVLLGDFRPSWKALLLANGLAKLVASCVLAPLAGLLPYAFLRLTGATVVTDQDILFFFLRPIGLAALIAIGAAALALLVAQSAVLLTIAFAACTGKRVGVVFALKHTVSHAWGILGLSSRIVARALLIAAPFLAFSAAVYFVLLGRFDINYYLREKPPVLWLAAGLVSIAVLWLAYLLIRRIAGWVFAFPILLFEKLPPRDSLRAAIERTKTHERALLLHLGAWAGSALALSALANASLGWLSAFVFVKTEASLSAIVLLLWLFLAVWAVVNVAVTFVNGAMFALLTARLYQQRLTGPSGEPEMRGELQSVDTQGLAHTRARGIAFGAGAAILAAGFLTGAGLLKTVRFDERTTVTAHRGAAGAAPENTLAAIAKAIDAGARWVEIDVQENADGEVVVVHDSDLKKIAGIDLKISNATSRQLRQIDIGSWFGSEFRDERVPTLAQVLDACKGKAGVIIELKYYGQSRRLEERVVEIVESHGMAHDVRVMSLEYEGVQKLRALRPDWKIGLLITAAMGDLESLDIDFLAVNTGLASLSFVQNAQEHGREVFVWTVNDPILMATMAARGADSLITDEPALAMKVLHEIEQLDSAERILLHIAGELGLLKGRHVSRARAEGV, from the coding sequence ATGAACGAAGCTTCGACATCCCGGGCGGGAAGTGCGCATGGGCCGGCGCCGGCCAGAGTCACTTTGCGCGTTCTGTTGGGGGACTTCCGGCCATCCTGGAAAGCCCTTCTCCTGGCAAACGGACTCGCCAAACTCGTGGCGTCTTGTGTGCTGGCGCCGCTCGCGGGCCTTCTTCCGTACGCGTTCCTTCGCCTCACGGGGGCCACGGTTGTCACGGACCAGGACATCTTGTTCTTCTTTCTGCGGCCCATCGGTTTGGCGGCCCTGATCGCGATTGGCGCGGCCGCCCTTGCGCTGCTGGTCGCGCAAAGCGCCGTGCTTCTCACCATCGCGTTCGCCGCATGTACAGGCAAACGTGTGGGCGTGGTGTTCGCGCTGAAACACACCGTTTCTCACGCCTGGGGAATCCTGGGGTTATCGTCCCGGATTGTGGCCAGAGCGCTCTTGATAGCCGCGCCGTTTCTGGCATTTTCCGCCGCCGTGTATTTCGTTCTGTTGGGGCGGTTCGATATCAACTATTACCTGCGCGAGAAACCGCCCGTGCTCTGGCTCGCCGCGGGGCTCGTCTCTATCGCCGTGCTCTGGCTGGCATACCTTCTCATCCGCAGGATTGCCGGGTGGGTATTCGCGTTTCCGATTCTGCTGTTCGAGAAACTCCCGCCCAGGGACTCCTTGCGGGCCGCTATCGAACGCACGAAAACGCATGAACGGGCGTTGCTTCTCCACCTTGGCGCCTGGGCGGGGTCAGCGCTGGCGCTTTCGGCCCTCGCAAACGCCTCCTTGGGCTGGTTGAGTGCCTTCGTCTTTGTCAAAACGGAAGCGTCTCTGTCAGCCATCGTATTGCTGCTGTGGCTGTTCCTGGCCGTCTGGGCGGTAGTGAACGTGGCCGTGACGTTCGTGAACGGGGCAATGTTCGCCCTGCTGACCGCCCGCCTCTACCAGCAGCGGCTGACCGGGCCGTCCGGCGAGCCGGAAATGCGGGGCGAGCTTCAATCCGTCGACACGCAGGGGCTCGCACACACCCGCGCCCGGGGAATAGCCTTCGGCGCGGGCGCCGCGATCCTTGCCGCGGGATTCCTTACGGGCGCCGGCCTGCTGAAAACGGTCCGGTTTGATGAACGGACAACCGTGACGGCCCATCGTGGTGCGGCGGGGGCCGCGCCAGAGAACACCCTCGCCGCAATCGCAAAAGCCATCGATGCGGGCGCCCGCTGGGTAGAGATAGACGTACAGGAGAATGCTGACGGCGAGGTCGTTGTCGTTCACGACAGCGACCTGAAGAAAATCGCGGGAATCGATCTGAAGATCAGCAATGCAACCTCAAGACAACTGCGCCAGATCGACATCGGAAGCTGGTTTGGTTCCGAATTCCGCGACGAGCGGGTTCCCACACTGGCCCAGGTCCTCGATGCCTGCAAGGGCAAGGCGGGCGTGATCATCGAACTCAAATACTATGGCCAGAGCCGCCGCCTCGAGGAGCGCGTAGTAGAGATCGTCGAGTCTCACGGCATGGCTCACGATGTTCGCGTCATGTCCCTGGAGTACGAAGGCGTTCAAAAGCTCCGTGCGCTGCGCCCGGACTGGAAGATTGGCTTGCTGATTACGGCCGCCATGGGCGATCTCGAGTCGCTGGACATCGACTTCCTGGCGGTAAACACGGGTCTGGCGTCGCTCTCGTTCGTTCAGAACGCGCAGGAACACGGCAGGGAGGTCTTTGTTTGGACCGTCAACGACCCCATCCTGATGGCCACCATGGCCGCGCGCGGAGCGGACAGCCTTATCACCGACGAGCCCGCGCTCGCAATGAAGGTCTTGCACGAAATCGAGCAGCTCGATTCCGCGGAACGGATTCTGCTGCATATCGCAGGGGAATTGGGACTGCTCAAGGGGCGGCACGTCTCCCGCGCCCGCGCGGAGGGCGTATAG
- a CDS encoding DUF1553 domain-containing protein yields MKKTMLALAILGAVLSAGAGELQGRDPFRADGTVVPGNPIDECVLAELAKRTIEPAPLCSDEVFVRRVYLDVIGTLPQPQEVRDFLDDKTPGKRTALIDALFEREEFAAYWSMKWCDLLRVKAEFPINLWPNAVQAYHKWIYEAIRANMPYDEFARQLLTSSGSNFRVAPVNFYRAIQGRDPSNIADAVGLTFMGVRLDTWPEQKRADMAAFFSRLAYKPTAEWKEEIVMLDPSAMEPLEAVFPGGKTVRIEPGQDPRRVFADWLLAPGNPYFARNIVNRAWAWLMGRGIIHEPDDIRPDNPPSNPALLACLEDEMVKGGYDLRHIFRLILNSRTYQQSSIPNSGDAEAESLFAQYLVRQLDAEVLIDALCSIFGSKESYLSMIPEPFTYVPEYQRTILLADGSITSPFLEMFGRPPRDTGLESERNNQPTDGQRLHMLNSTHIQQNIQRSWRLRQILESNKGKPQRAVQQLYLLILSRYPTPEEMIAVKQYMDQSRLPGPQAAADLVWALMNTKEFLCRH; encoded by the coding sequence ATGAAGAAAACCATGTTGGCGCTAGCGATTCTGGGGGCGGTCCTGAGCGCCGGGGCCGGGGAGCTTCAAGGACGAGACCCCTTCAGAGCGGACGGCACGGTCGTGCCGGGGAATCCCATCGACGAATGCGTCCTGGCCGAGCTGGCCAAGCGAACCATAGAACCCGCGCCGCTCTGTTCGGACGAGGTTTTTGTCAGGCGGGTCTATCTCGATGTGATCGGCACGTTGCCACAGCCCCAGGAAGTCCGCGACTTCCTGGACGACAAGACCCCCGGCAAGCGGACGGCGCTAATCGACGCACTGTTTGAACGCGAGGAATTCGCCGCTTACTGGTCGATGAAATGGTGCGACCTGTTGCGGGTCAAAGCAGAGTTCCCCATTAATCTGTGGCCGAACGCCGTGCAGGCCTATCACAAATGGATTTATGAGGCTATCCGCGCCAATATGCCGTATGACGAGTTTGCGCGCCAGCTCCTGACTTCGAGCGGCAGCAATTTCCGCGTAGCTCCGGTGAATTTCTACCGGGCGATACAAGGACGAGACCCCTCAAACATCGCCGATGCCGTCGGGCTGACATTCATGGGCGTGCGCCTGGACACGTGGCCCGAGCAGAAACGGGCGGACATGGCGGCGTTCTTCTCGCGGCTCGCATACAAGCCAACAGCCGAGTGGAAAGAAGAGATCGTCATGCTCGATCCGTCGGCGATGGAGCCCCTCGAAGCGGTTTTTCCCGGCGGGAAAACCGTTCGTATTGAGCCGGGCCAGGACCCGCGCCGGGTGTTCGCGGACTGGCTGCTTGCGCCAGGGAATCCCTATTTCGCGCGCAACATCGTGAATCGCGCGTGGGCGTGGCTTATGGGGCGCGGCATCATCCATGAACCCGACGACATCCGGCCGGACAATCCCCCCTCGAACCCCGCATTATTGGCCTGCCTGGAAGACGAGATGGTAAAGGGCGGGTACGACCTGCGGCACATCTTCCGATTGATTCTCAATTCGCGAACCTACCAGCAGTCGTCTATTCCGAACAGCGGCGATGCGGAGGCCGAGTCGCTGTTTGCCCAGTACCTTGTGCGGCAGCTCGATGCGGAAGTCTTGATAGACGCCTTGTGCTCGATTTTTGGTTCGAAGGAGAGCTATCTGAGCATGATCCCGGAGCCCTTCACCTATGTTCCGGAGTATCAGCGCACAATCCTTCTGGCCGACGGCAGTATTACCAGTCCATTCCTCGAGATGTTCGGGAGGCCGCCCCGGGATACCGGGCTGGAATCGGAACGGAACAACCAGCCGACGGATGGCCAGCGCCTCCATATGTTGAACTCAACCCATATTCAGCAGAACATTCAGCGGAGCTGGCGGCTCCGCCAGATACTCGAGAGCAACAAGGGCAAGCCGCAAAGAGCGGTGCAGCAGTTGTACCTCCTCATTCTGTCGCGGTATCCCACCCCAGAAGAGATGATTGCCGTCAAACAATACATGGACCAGAGCAGGCTGCCGGGTCCCCAGGCGGCAGCCGACCTCGTGTGGGCTCTGATGAACACCAAGGAGTTTCTGTGCCGCCACTAA
- a CDS encoding aldo/keto reductase, whose amino-acid sequence MGRVILGGSGLCVSPVAFGTWQLSPRFWGDQSKGDAIAAMKCACDLGINFFDTADAYGDGYAETVLGEALKELPRKELVICTKWFNHFNLDASRYPDLSPQYLRERCEASLKRLGLKTIDLCLLHMFDPLTPLQDVAETLEDLRRQGKIRAFGVSNHTVEQLRAQRTYAAYSVIQPSYSLIDPAIESDLLPYCQAESVGVMVYSPMHKGLLTGKYKGDETFTDFRANHPDFQGDRFRHLCQCVQNLRPIADGYGLSIYQLVLAATLMHPGVHVAICGIKRPDQIREAAGAIGRTISREDYFAVRKILNPPTKVADASGVRK is encoded by the coding sequence ATGGGACGCGTTATCCTCGGCGGGAGCGGCTTGTGCGTTTCGCCGGTCGCATTTGGCACCTGGCAGCTCAGCCCGCGTTTCTGGGGCGACCAGTCCAAGGGGGACGCAATAGCCGCGATGAAATGCGCCTGCGACCTGGGAATCAACTTTTTCGATACGGCGGACGCCTACGGCGACGGGTACGCAGAGACGGTGCTCGGGGAAGCACTTAAGGAATTGCCCCGCAAGGAATTGGTGATTTGCACAAAATGGTTCAATCATTTCAATCTGGATGCTTCCCGCTACCCCGATCTTTCACCTCAATACCTGCGCGAGCGTTGTGAGGCCTCGCTCAAACGGCTGGGCCTGAAAACCATTGATCTTTGCCTCCTGCACATGTTTGATCCGCTTACGCCGCTTCAGGACGTAGCCGAGACGCTCGAAGACTTGCGCCGTCAGGGCAAGATCCGTGCCTTTGGAGTGAGCAACCACACTGTCGAACAGCTTCGCGCGCAACGAACGTATGCGGCGTATTCAGTCATCCAGCCATCCTACAGCCTCATCGACCCCGCTATCGAAAGCGACCTCCTCCCCTACTGCCAAGCGGAAAGCGTAGGGGTGATGGTCTATTCGCCAATGCATAAGGGTCTCCTGACGGGAAAATACAAGGGCGACGAAACCTTCACCGATTTTCGCGCCAATCATCCGGATTTCCAGGGGGACCGCTTCCGCCATCTTTGCCAATGTGTTCAGAATCTGCGCCCGATAGCCGATGGGTATGGACTGAGCATCTACCAACTCGTGCTGGCCGCCACCTTGATGCATCCCGGCGTTCACGTTGCCATCTGCGGTATCAAGAGGCCGGACCAGATTCGTGAAGCAGCGGGCGCAATCGGACGCACCATCTCGCGGGAAGACTATTTTGCTGTCCGCAAAATCCTCAATCCTCCGACCAAGGTCGCCGATGCGAGCGGCGTGCGGAAATGA
- a CDS encoding L-rhamnose mutarotase: MKRYGSVIGVHPDKIEEYKKLHAAVWPGVLKTIRDCNLRNYSIYLRQLPDGAWYLFSYMEYGGDDFEADMARMAADPLTQEWWAVCMPCQIPLANRAKGEWWAEMQEVFHCE, translated from the coding sequence ATGAAGCGTTACGGTTCGGTCATCGGAGTGCATCCCGACAAGATCGAGGAATACAAGAAGCTGCACGCGGCGGTCTGGCCCGGCGTACTCAAAACGATCAGGGACTGCAACCTGCGCAATTACTCGATATACCTGCGCCAGCTTCCCGACGGCGCCTGGTACCTCTTCAGCTACATGGAATACGGCGGAGACGATTTCGAGGCCGACATGGCCCGTATGGCCGCCGACCCTCTTACGCAGGAGTGGTGGGCGGTGTGCATGCCGTGCCAGATTCCTCTTGCCAACCGCGCCAAGGGCGAATGGTGGGCGGAAATGCAAGAGGTGTTCCACTGCGAATAG
- a CDS encoding mandelate racemase/muconate lactonizing enzyme family protein, whose amino-acid sequence MRITGIKSFLLSKPRDLHIIKIETDEGIYGLGEAGCSTREHAQDGIIKHFREFLVGMDPFQIEHIWQVCYRSAYYEGGRIITGTLAAIDMALYDIVGKKLGVPVYQLLGGACRDKVYGFITLGSLNEPDCDDRVSAAVAEGWPAIRFSPADDITPRALRVDISQEDATNVFDVRRSIAATARRFSEVWQRTDKRVALGIDYHHRLSVAEAAQFCQLVPRGSMTFLEEPIRCENPDAYAQLRSMTDVPFAIGEEWPSKWAAVPYIERGLVNFARVDVSCIGGLTEAKKVSGWCEAHYIDMMPHNPIGPVCTAATIHYAASINNFTWVEVVPTFNQGATDVFPEMLARTGPFYPLPAKPGLGVEFDEDAALKYPLKIYEHPHLKRPDGSYTNW is encoded by the coding sequence ATGCGCATTACCGGGATCAAGAGTTTCTTGCTGTCGAAACCGCGCGACCTGCACATCATCAAGATCGAGACGGATGAGGGCATCTACGGCCTGGGCGAAGCAGGATGTTCTACACGGGAACACGCCCAGGACGGCATTATCAAGCATTTCCGCGAGTTTCTCGTGGGCATGGACCCGTTTCAGATCGAGCACATCTGGCAGGTCTGTTACCGCAGCGCCTACTACGAGGGCGGCCGCATCATCACAGGCACGCTCGCCGCAATCGATATGGCCCTCTACGACATCGTAGGCAAGAAGCTGGGCGTCCCGGTGTACCAGCTTCTGGGCGGAGCCTGCCGCGACAAAGTGTACGGTTTCATCACCCTCGGCAGCCTTAACGAGCCCGATTGCGACGACCGGGTCTCGGCCGCCGTCGCCGAAGGGTGGCCGGCAATCCGTTTCTCTCCCGCCGACGACATCACGCCCCGCGCATTGAGGGTCGACATTTCCCAGGAGGACGCCACAAACGTTTTCGACGTGCGCAGGTCCATCGCCGCAACGGCACGGCGTTTCTCCGAGGTGTGGCAGAGGACCGACAAGCGGGTCGCTCTTGGCATTGACTACCATCACCGGCTCAGCGTGGCGGAGGCCGCCCAATTCTGCCAGCTGGTCCCGCGCGGCAGCATGACCTTCCTCGAGGAACCGATCCGGTGTGAGAATCCGGACGCGTACGCCCAGTTGCGCTCGATGACCGACGTCCCCTTTGCCATTGGCGAAGAGTGGCCCAGCAAATGGGCGGCCGTTCCGTATATCGAGCGCGGGTTAGTCAACTTTGCCCGCGTGGATGTCTCGTGTATCGGCGGACTCACGGAGGCGAAGAAAGTCTCCGGCTGGTGCGAGGCGCACTACATCGACATGATGCCGCACAATCCCATCGGTCCGGTCTGTACGGCCGCGACCATTCACTATGCGGCGAGCATCAACAACTTCACGTGGGTCGAGGTCGTTCCGACCTTCAACCAGGGGGCCACCGACGTGTTTCCCGAAATGCTCGCACGAACGGGCCCGTTCTACCCCCTTCCGGCAAAGCCCGGCCTCGGCGTCGAATTCGACGAAGATGCCGCTCTTAAATACCCCTTGAAGATCTACGAACACCCACATTTGAAGCGCCCGGACGGGAGTTACACAAACTGGTGA
- a CDS encoding uroporphyrinogen decarboxylase family protein, with amino-acid sequence MNETRASKTLAKVERMNKALRHEEPDRVPVGEFFWGSFLKRWRRELGLPDDTDPYQYYDLDWIVTTPNMDPHIKPFETLRETNEEVVVRTGFGGVVRKRFDLPMPEAVSWETDTIEKLEAFEFDPPDDPRRFFEGGDNQIAGVGDGFARNSPPWLDTVKSLRKDYALYGSMIETSECLTRMIGQMNTLMWVGEYPERLGQQILRIGDFYYQCCKAEIEAAEGLLDGMVIWGDVAYSANMFFAPEYWRTYFRPGVEKMIALCHRHSLPVIYHGCGNVKAILPDFIEMKLDAYNPLEAKAGLDVVALRRQYGHSIAFCGNGNIQVWEAGQEEALRREVLRKLNAAKGGGFIFQSDHSVSSGVSGHTYDFIVNLVREFGQYPLELGEYDEQM; translated from the coding sequence ATGAACGAGACCCGCGCAAGCAAGACACTGGCCAAGGTCGAACGCATGAACAAGGCCTTGCGCCACGAAGAACCCGACCGCGTGCCCGTGGGCGAGTTCTTCTGGGGGAGCTTTCTCAAACGCTGGCGCCGGGAACTGGGTTTACCGGATGATACGGACCCCTACCAGTATTACGACCTCGACTGGATCGTCACGACGCCGAATATGGACCCTCACATCAAGCCATTCGAAACGTTGCGGGAAACCAACGAAGAAGTGGTTGTGCGCACGGGCTTCGGCGGCGTCGTGCGCAAACGGTTCGACCTTCCCATGCCGGAGGCCGTTTCCTGGGAGACGGACACCATTGAAAAGCTCGAGGCTTTCGAATTCGACCCGCCGGATGATCCCCGGCGCTTTTTCGAGGGCGGAGACAACCAGATTGCGGGCGTCGGAGACGGGTTCGCACGCAACAGCCCTCCGTGGCTCGACACCGTAAAGTCGCTTCGGAAAGACTATGCCCTTTACGGGAGCATGATCGAGACCTCCGAGTGCCTGACGCGCATGATCGGGCAAATGAATACGCTCATGTGGGTGGGCGAGTATCCGGAACGCCTGGGCCAACAGATTCTCCGGATAGGCGATTTCTACTACCAGTGCTGCAAAGCGGAGATCGAAGCCGCCGAAGGCCTGCTCGACGGCATGGTGATCTGGGGCGACGTGGCCTATTCCGCCAACATGTTTTTCGCTCCGGAGTATTGGCGCACGTACTTTCGGCCCGGCGTCGAAAAAATGATTGCCCTCTGCCACCGGCATTCCCTGCCCGTCATTTACCACGGCTGCGGCAACGTGAAGGCCATACTGCCGGACTTCATCGAGATGAAGCTCGATGCCTACAATCCTCTCGAGGCCAAGGCGGGGCTTGACGTGGTCGCTCTTCGCCGGCAATACGGCCACTCGATTGCGTTCTGCGGCAACGGCAACATCCAGGTTTGGGAGGCGGGCCAGGAAGAAGCACTCCGCCGGGAAGTTTTGCGTAAGCTGAACGCCGCCAAGGGCGGCGGCTTCATATTTCAATCCGACCATTCGGTCAGCAGCGGGGTCTCGGGCCATACCTACGATTTTATCGTCAACCTGGTCAGGGAATTCGGCCAATATCCGCTCGAACTGGGCGAGTATGACGAGCAAATGTGA
- a CDS encoding sodium/solute symporter (Members of the Solute:Sodium Symporter (SSS), TC 2.A.21 as described in tcdb.org, catalyze solute:Na+ symport. Known solutes for members of the family include sugars, amino acids, nucleosides, inositols, vitamins, urea or anions, depending on the system.) → MNQAIHLHWLDLTILLAYLASLIVVGVVHSRRQRNLSDYFLAGQSMGWVPIGLSLMAALNSGMDYIMQPAAMLKFGAVCLIVNLSWLFLYPYVFFVTLPMFRRMRCYSVYGYLEYRFGPAVRALTAGIFMLWRLGWMGTALYTPCLAISAASGQEERLTLMIVVLGAVVTLYTMLGGIRAVIWNDVAQFCIMFAGLAITFGIILWRVEGGAAAILANLGNVGTDTHPAAEALHTRGFLGHMKDYLFVPLPVAGYLVACLVSRLTNYTSDQVMIQRFQTSKSIQEARQGFILTALGDAVWMTALCFIGLALFTYFKGAGWPPPGIREKPDQLFPYFMGQVFPIGFTGLVIAAILAASLSSIDSAINSLSTVAMSDFYNRLYLGQRMENAGELPEAAQRQQVRVSRIVTCAIGAAGVVLACNVSRLGSIFEIANKLVNGFTGPILGIFLLGMFTRRANERGVFIGGIAGTLASLYGIFWSSPALLNESLPFLLRLFPRAVSEGGAVLSFIWPSSMGLAATLLTGYAASFFSPAVTESAREWNWFAIVRRDLVE, encoded by the coding sequence GTGAACCAGGCAATTCACCTGCACTGGCTTGACCTCACCATATTGCTGGCCTACCTGGCTTCGCTGATTGTCGTGGGCGTGGTGCATTCGCGGCGGCAGCGCAATCTCAGTGATTACTTCCTTGCCGGGCAATCCATGGGCTGGGTTCCGATCGGGCTGTCTTTGATGGCGGCGCTGAACAGCGGCATGGACTACATCATGCAGCCGGCGGCCATGCTCAAATTCGGCGCGGTGTGTCTCATCGTCAACCTGTCTTGGCTGTTTCTATACCCCTACGTGTTTTTCGTCACCTTGCCCATGTTCCGGCGAATGCGGTGCTATTCCGTGTACGGGTATCTCGAGTACCGTTTTGGACCGGCGGTGCGGGCATTGACCGCGGGGATTTTCATGCTATGGCGGCTGGGATGGATGGGCACGGCGCTGTACACCCCCTGCCTCGCCATATCGGCCGCATCGGGTCAGGAGGAGCGCCTGACGCTGATGATCGTGGTCCTCGGGGCGGTTGTTACGCTATACACGATGCTTGGAGGCATTCGCGCGGTCATATGGAACGACGTGGCCCAGTTCTGCATCATGTTCGCGGGGCTGGCCATCACGTTTGGCATCATTCTGTGGCGCGTGGAAGGCGGGGCGGCGGCCATTCTGGCGAATCTGGGAAACGTCGGCACAGATACGCACCCCGCCGCCGAGGCCCTGCACACGCGCGGATTCCTCGGGCACATGAAAGATTACCTGTTCGTTCCTTTGCCCGTTGCCGGTTACCTGGTTGCCTGTCTGGTGAGCCGCCTGACCAACTACACCAGTGACCAGGTGATGATACAACGATTCCAGACGTCCAAGTCGATACAGGAGGCCCGTCAAGGGTTTATCCTCACCGCGCTGGGCGACGCTGTCTGGATGACCGCCTTGTGTTTCATCGGGTTGGCCCTGTTCACCTATTTCAAAGGCGCGGGTTGGCCTCCACCCGGAATCCGCGAAAAACCCGACCAGCTCTTCCCCTATTTCATGGGCCAGGTATTCCCGATAGGATTCACAGGGCTGGTGATCGCGGCGATTCTTGCAGCCTCGCTCTCGAGTATCGACTCGGCGATCAACTCGCTGAGCACCGTCGCGATGTCGGACTTCTACAACCGCCTGTATCTCGGTCAGCGGATGGAAAACGCGGGGGAGTTGCCGGAGGCGGCGCAACGACAACAGGTGCGGGTCTCGCGGATCGTCACCTGCGCCATCGGCGCAGCCGGGGTAGTGCTGGCCTGCAACGTCTCGCGGCTCGGTTCCATCTTCGAGATCGCGAACAAGTTGGTCAACGGTTTCACGGGACCTATCCTCGGGATCTTCCTGCTCGGGATGTTTACGCGCAGGGCCAACGAGCGGGGAGTGTTCATAGGCGGGATAGCCGGAACTCTTGCCTCGCTCTATGGTATCTTCTGGAGTTCGCCCGCATTGCTCAACGAATCGCTGCCGTTCCTGCTTCGGCTGTTCCCGAGGGCTGTGTCCGAGGGAGGCGCCGTACTGAGCTTCATCTGGCCCTCGTCGATGGGACTCGCCGCGACCCTGCTCACAGGATACGCGGCAAGCTTCTTCTCGCCGGCGGTCACCGAGTCGGCGAGAGAATGGAACTGGTTTGCCATTGTCCGCCGCGACCTAGTCGAATGA
- a CDS encoding pyridoxal phosphate-dependent aminotransferase — MSDIREVDIARGEPDFHTPDHIKLAAHRAIDQNFTKYTPQPGIRELREAIAAKFEAENGFHAEPDDIVVSCGGKHSVAQAIRCVLGSGDEALLVTPHWSMYPGQVKLAGGRPVLVKASEERGFVPAIAAIREGITGRTRLIILNSPANPTGAVYPRALLEQVAELALEKNLYVLSDEVYEHIVFDGAEHVSIASLDKEIAQRTITVNSVSKTHAMTGWRIGYAAFPKGLAARATDIQLHSTSAPCAVSQRAALAALTGDSSHIAMMLAAYVQRRALVLERIGRLPGLSMNPPLGTFYAFVNIRGLIGGDIRGRRLDNADAFTALLQKEARVRVLSGTPFGADSHVRLSFAVSYADLEEGLRRTASLLEEGV; from the coding sequence ATGAGTGACATTCGAGAGGTCGATATTGCCCGAGGCGAACCTGATTTTCACACACCCGACCACATTAAACTGGCGGCGCATCGGGCGATTGACCAGAATTTCACCAAATACACTCCGCAGCCCGGCATCCGGGAGTTGCGCGAAGCCATTGCCGCCAAGTTCGAAGCGGAGAATGGTTTCCATGCCGAGCCGGACGATATTGTGGTGTCGTGCGGCGGCAAGCACAGCGTGGCGCAAGCCATTCGCTGTGTTCTCGGCTCCGGGGACGAGGCCTTGCTCGTGACCCCGCACTGGTCCATGTACCCCGGGCAGGTGAAACTCGCCGGGGGACGCCCCGTTCTGGTCAAAGCATCTGAGGAGCGCGGATTCGTGCCAGCCATCGCTGCTATTCGCGAAGGCATTACCGGCAGAACCAGGCTGATCATTCTGAACTCCCCCGCAAACCCGACAGGAGCCGTCTATCCGCGCGCATTACTCGAGCAGGTGGCCGAACTGGCCCTCGAGAAGAACCTGTACGTTCTGTCGGACGAAGTCTACGAACATATCGTGTTCGACGGCGCAGAACACGTCTCTATCGCGTCACTCGACAAAGAGATCGCCCAGAGAACCATCACGGTAAACAGCGTTTCGAAGACCCATGCCATGACGGGCTGGCGGATTGGGTATGCTGCGTTTCCGAAAGGGCTGGCCGCGCGAGCGACCGATATCCAGCTTCATTCGACGTCCGCTCCGTGTGCCGTTTCGCAGCGGGCGGCGTTAGCGGCGCTCACGGGCGATTCATCTCATATCGCCATGATGCTTGCGGCCTATGTTCAACGACGTGCCCTTGTGCTCGAGCGGATTGGAAGACTCCCCGGCCTGAGCATGAATCCTCCCCTCGGCACGTTTTACGCTTTCGTAAACATCCGGGGGCTTATTGGCGGAGACATCCGCGGCCGGCGGCTCGACAACGCCGACGCGTTCACGGCCCTTCTCCAGAAAGAGGCCAGGGTCCGCGTATTGTCAGGAACGCCTTTTGGCGCAGACAGCCATGTCCGGCTATCCTTTGCGGTATCCTACGCTGACCTTGAGGAGGGACTCCGGAGAACGGCCTCCCTGCTCGAAGAAGGAGTTTGA